A single genomic interval of Stenotrophomonas sp. ZAC14D1_NAIMI4_1 harbors:
- the phaR gene encoding polyhydroxyalkanoate synthesis repressor PhaR has product MAATRIIKKYPNRRLYDTEISSYITIEDVRQLILDGEDFEVRDAKSGDDLTRSVLLQIIADQEQDGEPMLSTQLLSQLIRFYGDSLQGFMGNYLERSMQVFLDQQQQFRQQMGNLLGQTPWAMMNQLTERNLELWQEFQRNMGTGFGGPRPGGTGTGTGTKPNEPGTGTGTGGKTRR; this is encoded by the coding sequence ATGGCTGCGACCCGCATCATCAAGAAGTATCCGAACCGCCGTCTCTACGACACCGAAATTTCCAGCTACATCACCATAGAGGATGTGCGCCAGCTGATCCTGGACGGTGAAGACTTCGAGGTCCGCGACGCCAAGAGCGGCGATGACCTGACCCGTTCGGTCCTGCTGCAGATCATCGCCGACCAGGAACAGGACGGCGAACCGATGCTGTCCACCCAGCTGCTGAGCCAGCTGATCCGCTTCTACGGCGATTCGCTGCAGGGCTTCATGGGCAACTACCTGGAGCGCAGCATGCAGGTCTTCCTCGACCAGCAGCAGCAGTTCCGCCAGCAGATGGGCAACCTGCTGGGCCAGACCCCGTGGGCGATGATGAACCAGCTGACCGAGCGCAACCTCGAGCTCTGGCAGGAATTCCAGCGCAACATGGGCACCGGCTTCGGCGGCCCGCGCCCCGGCGGTACGGGCACCGGCACCGGCACCAAGCCGAACGAGCCGGGTACCGGCACCGGCACCGGCGGCAAGACCCGGCGCTGA
- a CDS encoding TraB/GumN family protein, which yields MSIRSLLRGAVLLLACAVAPLAAARGAPAEAPAAKPPVPLLWKVTGPGDARVYLLGSFHLLKPTDYPLSADVEQAFTASKRVLFEVSPEEMESTQAATQMVQTAIRRDGSELKRDLDDATWQKLQAYATQNKLPLAQLQGMKSWFVALNITIGQMQKMGLDANLGLDRYFMAQAKKAGKQTGGLEDMQSQINLLDGMSLQEQRQMMAEALDQAEKGDAQSLMLHDAWRRGDDRLLWNKMAVEMRQQYPQLYQRINTARNDAWVPKLLPYLQDGQGGALVVVGGLHLLGSDGVVEKLKAKGYKVERVCTGCKPKR from the coding sequence ATGTCGATCAGATCATTGTTGCGCGGTGCCGTGCTGTTGCTGGCCTGCGCGGTCGCTCCCCTGGCCGCCGCCCGCGGCGCACCAGCCGAAGCGCCGGCCGCCAAGCCGCCGGTGCCGTTGCTGTGGAAGGTGACCGGCCCGGGCGATGCCCGCGTCTACCTGCTTGGCTCGTTCCACCTGCTCAAGCCCACCGATTACCCCTTGTCGGCCGATGTCGAGCAGGCCTTCACCGCGTCCAAGCGCGTGCTGTTCGAAGTGTCGCCGGAGGAGATGGAATCGACCCAGGCCGCCACCCAGATGGTGCAGACCGCCATCCGCCGCGATGGCAGTGAACTGAAGCGTGACCTGGATGATGCCACCTGGCAGAAACTGCAGGCCTATGCCACGCAGAACAAGCTGCCCCTGGCGCAGCTGCAGGGCATGAAGAGCTGGTTCGTCGCGCTCAACATCACCATCGGGCAGATGCAGAAGATGGGCCTGGATGCGAACCTCGGCCTGGACCGCTATTTCATGGCGCAGGCGAAGAAGGCGGGCAAGCAGACCGGCGGGCTGGAGGACATGCAGAGCCAGATCAACCTGCTCGATGGCATGAGCCTGCAGGAGCAGCGGCAGATGATGGCCGAAGCGCTGGACCAGGCCGAGAAGGGCGATGCACAGTCGCTGATGCTGCACGACGCCTGGCGCCGTGGCGATGACCGCCTGCTGTGGAACAAGATGGCGGTGGAAATGCGCCAGCAGTACCCGCAGCTCTACCAGCGCATCAACACCGCGCGCAACGATGCCTGGGTGCCCAAGCTGCTGCCGTACCTGCAGGATGGGCAGGGCGGCGCGCTGGTGGTGGTCGGCGGCCTGCACCTGCTGGGCAGCGACGGCGTCGTGGAAAAGCTGAAGGCCAAGGGCTACAAGGTCGAGCGCGTGTGCACGGGGTGCAAGCCGAAACGTTGA